Within the Methanobacterium sp. BRmetb2 genome, the region CCCTATTCCAACAATAAATGCTACTGCCAGAAATGCAATAACCATTATGGGTAAATTTGATTTCCCACTGCTTGGGGCTTGTTTAGTTTTTCTATAGCCTGCAGGAGTTACATACTTTTTAACCAGTTCATCCTTTTCTCGAACATCATCTGCTTCCTTCTTTTTATTGGTCCAGTGATCAAGGGGTTTTTCAACTGAACCTCTCCCCTGAAGTCTTTTAATCCTGTCTGCAGCTTCAAACGTTTCTAACTGTGAATTATATTCATTTTTAAATTTATTATAGTCTTTTTTTGAGATTTTACCCTCTGCAAAATCTCTTTCAAGCTCATTCAAGCTTTTATTAATTTTATCTTTATCAAGAGTTATCTTCATCATCCCCTTAAATAGGATATGATCCTAGCATCTTTATGTATGGTGTTTTGGATCTGATAATATTTAAAATATTCCCAATATCTGGGTCTTCCCGGTGACCCTCAAAATCCACGAAAAAGATATAGCTTCCTAACTTTTCCTTGGAAGGTCTAGACTCAATCTTGGTTAAATTCACTTTTTTAATTGCAAAAACCCCGAGCACCTCATAAAGACCTCCGGGTTTATTTTCCGTTAATGAAAATACAATTGAAGTTTTATCGTTTCCAGTTTTTGGATGATCATGGTGGCCCAGCACTATGAAACGAGTGACATTACTTTCATGATCTTGAATATTCTTTTTTAATACTTCCAAGCCGTAAATTTCCGCAGCCCTTTTTGTTCCAATTGCAGCAGTATTTTTCTTATTCACAATCAATTTTGCTGCAGCAGCTGTGCTTGAAGTGTCATGAGTATTATAACCATGTTTTTCCAAAAATTTACGGCACTGTGAAAGAGCTTGTACATGCGAATAAACTACCTCAATCTCATCTAAAGTCGTACCTTTATTAACCAGTAAATTATGACTTATTGGAATTATGATCTCATTATTAATTTTTAAATCATAATCATGCGCTAAAAGATCTAGTGTTACACCTACAGGTCCCTCAATGGAGTTTTCTATTGGAACTACACCCCAATTTACCTCTTTTTTTTTCACTGCATCCAATACCTCTAAAATAGACTCATATTCTACTAGCTCTCCTTCAAGTTTAGAAGCTGCTTCCTCGGTAAACGTACCAAAAGGACCAAAAAATCCTATTTTTTGATTTTCACGTGTTTGAATTTTTAATTCTTGGGTGGGAGACTTGCTGGAATTAACAGGCATATTAAAACTCTCAACAAAATAATTTTTAATAAAATTGATTATAGTTATTTAATTATTAAAATAATGGTAATTAACTTCTTCTAATTTTTCATAGGTTATACAAAATGATCCAATAAATTGCATCAGTATAAACCGCCCTTCAAATAATTTGTAATTTTATCAGTAGTTGCTTGATGTATCCGTCTAATAACTGCTTTTCCATCTTTAAATTTGATTAAAGTAGCATTTACTCCCAAATCATGGAGAAATCTTACAAATTCCTCTGCTTCATCCTTAGAGTCTACGCCAATAACTAAATCTTCTGCTGCAGGGTTATCCTGGGAAACATGACTTATAATTTGAACCATTGGCATCAATATGGATTCTCCAAGTCTTTGAGCCCTTTCTTTAAGTTCTTCATGAGATTCGTTCATTTCAAACGCCTGAAAGCCTTCTCTTATCACTCTGGAAAAGAAAAATGCCCTTCCAAAATCAAAGGGATATTTAAAAGCATATCTAATTTCTCGGTCATGTGCTTGGGAAGCAGTATATTTAAGAGGCATTTCTTCCATTTTTACATCCTTTATTACTAATCCTTCTCTTCCTTCTTCTCCAAGCTTTTTTATTATTCTTTTAACTTCCATAGCTGCTTTATCCACATCATAAAATCCAAAAAGTCTGACTGGGGGAAGATTATATCTTTCTATTAATTCAAATTTTTCGTGAATAGTGAGGGGCTGATTGGATATTTTCTCACGAACATCGAATATTCTAAAACCTAGTTCCCCAATCTCAGGGTAGTAGTGGGAAACATATGGATTTTCAGTTCCTATCATTTCACCACATATAACCAGATTAGGATTATCCTCGAAAAAGGGATCTAAATCCATTAATTCCTGGGTTTTTTTTGTAGTGAAGGGACATACATAGCCTCCCCTTGTAAAAGCAAATATTTGATGATCTATAGATGCAATACGTACATTATAACCGTTCATTTTCTCTTCAACAGCTATTTTATTATTAAAATGATTTTCCACTGCAGGAGATAAGATCAAAGTTCTTCTTATCTTGGGAAATCCCCTTACAACTTCAATTTTCTCTCCAAAATAAACAACTGTACCAGATTCTACAGTTCCTACGTCCTTTCGAAATTGAAGTGCAGGAAATCCACGCGATTCATAAAACTTAATATTACCATGGATAAGTGCGTTATTTAACTTTTCTGCCTTTACTTTAAGAATTTTTTGCAATTCTTTGTCTATAAAATCTTCTATTGATACTTCTGAATCCAATTCACAAGTATCACATTTATAAAAAAAAGAAGTAAGAGAATTATTTCTTCTCCAATCAATCTCCATTGGGGATTTGCATTTAGGACAAGTTATTATAGGAAAAATTCAGCGAACCCCCTCCACCTCAGCAATAAATTTCACTAAATCAGTTTTAGTGATAATGCCTACTAATTGGCCATCATCATCAACCACCGGCATGCCACTGAACCCTTCCTCAACCATTGTTTTAGCAGTTTCCTCTACATTAAGATTTTCATTAATGGTTTCAACATTTTGAGTCATTACATCTTCCACTAGTAAGTTTCTGATCCTTGCAGCCTTATATTTATCTGGAACGACTTTTCTAAAAGATATCATTGATTTAGCAATGTCTTTAGCAGTTATCATCCCTACAAGTTCACCATCCTCCATCACCGGAAGTCTTCCTAAATCTTCATCTAGAATAAGTCTGCGGGCATGCACGATACGATCATGAGGTGCTATGGTGATTAAGTCCTGGGACATTATGTCTTTAACCAGGGTGTTCTGATACGGTTTTCCCATACAAATACCTATGAAATCCGTTTTAGTTACTACTCCCTCTATTTGATCTTTATCTAGGACAGGTAATCCCCCTACACGATTGTCCAACATTTTTTTAGCTACAGTGCCTACATTTTGGTCACTTTCAGCATTAACCAATTCTGTATGCATTACTGTTGAAACATGGAAATGAGAAGGTGCAAGATTACCATATTTAGATGAACCCAACTTTAAAGCGATGTCTTTTTCAGTAATTACCCCAACAAGTTCTTTAACGTGTTCTTCGTTAGTATTTACTACGATAAGTCTTGATATTTTATTTTTTTTCATTAATTTTAAAGCATCACATATGTTTTGATCTTTATCAACTAGGACTACTTCTGGTGTCATTATATTTTTAATATACATCAAATTCCTCACAACTGTTTAAGTCATAATATATAAAGATATTTACTGTATTCCTTCAATTATATCAGTTTTAGTAATTATTCCAACTAATTCGCCATCTTCAACAACAGGAATCCCACTTATATCTTTTTCAATCATCATCTCAGCAGCTAATGATGCATCAGCGTCTTTAGACATCCTAAGAATATCATTGGTCATTATATCCCCTGCGGTAAGCATTGAAACCATTCTAAAGTTTTTTTTATCTTTCCCATCTGCCTGACGGATGAAATAAACTTTTTCAACACTTACACCAGTTTCAGGATCATCGATATTTGCAAAAGATATATTTTCAGATGTGATTATTCCAACAGGTTCACTGTCCCTCATAACCACAATTCTTCCGATGTTATTATCCTCCATAATACTTATAACATGGGTTATGGCGTGATTTTCATTCACGGTTATAACTTCAGAAGACATTAAATCTGAAACTTTCCACTTGGATTTAAATTTGTTCTGGTAAAAGTTCATTAGATCAGTTTTAGTTATTATTCCCACTAGCTCTTCCCCATCAATAACCGGAATGGAACTGATATCATTTTTTAGCATTATTTCCACAGATTCTTTGACTTTAGTATCAGAGCTTATAGTTATTAAGTCATTGTGCATTACTCTTCGAATTGATATTTTATCCAGAGGTCTTTTTCTCCATGCTGCCCCATTACCTCTTAGTTTTCGAGCAATATCCTTTTCCGTAACAATACCTACTGGAACTCCTTTTGAATCAATCACAACTATTCTGCTGAAACCATGTTTGAGCATTAAGTTTCGAGCGTATGCTACTTGATCAGTATCTTGAATAACAACCACTTCATCACTCATTATATCTTTAACATTCATTGCCAATCACCTGAAATTAACTGTTAATAACTTTTAATATATCACTTTCAGTTATCATACCTACAACTTCACCATTTTTAACTACTGGTAAGCCTCCGATACCTTCTTTCTCCATAATCTCGCAGACGTCACCAAGTCTAGTTAATGGTGTGGTGGTAATAACTTCTTGTTCCATAATTTCAGTTATTTTAGAGTTTAAAATATCCTCTGCATTATTAGAAACCATGGTGTCAAAGGCCTTGCTGGCCCCTAAAAACTCTAAAATATCAGTTGATGTAATTATACCCACAATTTTCTCATTTTCAGGATGTGGAGTTTTTCTTTCTTCTCCAACAACAGGTATTCTTCTTAACCTGTTTCTAACCATTATTTTAGATGCGCCTTCTATAGGAGTCCCTGGTGTGGTGCTTATGACATTTTTGGTCATGAAATCCTCTACCAACTCTTCAGTAAGCACTCCTGAGAAAAGTATGGCAAAATCTCTCTCTGATACTATACCCACAATTTTTTGCTCAGAGTCTACTACGGGGAGTGCTCCTACGCCTTTTTCGTGTATTTTTTTGACTGCATCATTCAATGAAGCTTTATTGCTTAAGACCTCTATGTCACGAGTCATGATTTTTTTAACAGATTCATTTACTGC harbors:
- a CDS encoding chorismate mutase, whose amino-acid sequence is MPVNSSKSPTQELKIQTRENQKIGFFGPFGTFTEEAASKLEGELVEYESILEVLDAVKKKEVNWGVVPIENSIEGPVGVTLDLLAHDYDLKINNEIIIPISHNLLVNKGTTLDEIEVVYSHVQALSQCRKFLEKHGYNTHDTSSTAAAAKLIVNKKNTAAIGTKRAAEIYGLEVLKKNIQDHESNVTRFIVLGHHDHPKTGNDKTSIVFSLTENKPGGLYEVLGVFAIKKVNLTKIESRPSKEKLGSYIFFVDFEGHREDPDIGNILNIIRSKTPYIKMLGSYPI
- a CDS encoding RNA ligase, which gives rise to MEIDWRRNNSLTSFFYKCDTCELDSEVSIEDFIDKELQKILKVKAEKLNNALIHGNIKFYESRGFPALQFRKDVGTVESGTVVYFGEKIEVVRGFPKIRRTLILSPAVENHFNNKIAVEEKMNGYNVRIASIDHQIFAFTRGGYVCPFTTKKTQELMDLDPFFEDNPNLVICGEMIGTENPYVSHYYPEIGELGFRIFDVREKISNQPLTIHEKFELIERYNLPPVRLFGFYDVDKAAMEVKRIIKKLGEEGREGLVIKDVKMEEMPLKYTASQAHDREIRYAFKYPFDFGRAFFFSRVIREGFQAFEMNESHEELKERAQRLGESILMPMVQIISHVSQDNPAAEDLVIGVDSKDEAEEFVRFLHDLGVNATLIKFKDGKAVIRRIHQATTDKITNYLKGGLY
- a CDS encoding inosine-5-monophosphate dehydrogenase, with product MYIKNIMTPEVVLVDKDQNICDALKLMKKNKISRLIVVNTNEEHVKELVGVITEKDIALKLGSSKYGNLAPSHFHVSTVMHTELVNAESDQNVGTVAKKMLDNRVGGLPVLDKDQIEGVVTKTDFIGICMGKPYQNTLVKDIMSQDLITIAPHDRIVHARRLILDEDLGRLPVMEDGELVGMITAKDIAKSMISFRKVVPDKYKAARIRNLLVEDVMTQNVETINENLNVEETAKTMVEEGFSGMPVVDDDGQLVGIITKTDLVKFIAEVEGVR
- a CDS encoding inosine-5-monophosphate dehydrogenase gives rise to the protein MNVKDIMSDEVVVIQDTDQVAYARNLMLKHGFSRIVVIDSKGVPVGIVTEKDIARKLRGNGAAWRKRPLDKISIRRVMHNDLITISSDTKVKESVEIMLKNDISSIPVIDGEELVGIITKTDLMNFYQNKFKSKWKVSDLMSSEVITVNENHAITHVISIMEDNNIGRIVVMRDSEPVGIITSENISFANIDDPETGVSVEKVYFIRQADGKDKKNFRMVSMLTAGDIMTNDILRMSKDADASLAAEMMIEKDISGIPVVEDGELVGIITKTDIIEGIQ
- a CDS encoding CBS domain-containing protein — protein: MRRKDTINIVKSMDRGPIEFESHASEHEGDVMSLAKKDVVTIPQTTTIKEAAEIMVKNKFRRLPITDPGTGKILGIVTSMDILDFLGGGEKYKILHEKYEDNFLAAVNESVKKIMTRDIEVLSNKASLNDAVKKIHEKGVGALPVVDSEQKIVGIVSERDFAILFSGVLTEELVEDFMTKNVISTTPGTPIEGASKIMVRNRLRRIPVVGEERKTPHPENEKIVGIITSTDILEFLGASKAFDTMVSNNAEDILNSKITEIMEQEVITTTPLTRLGDVCEIMEKEGIGGLPVVKNGEVVGMITESDILKVINS